The genome window AAAAGTAGTTTGAAAGCTCATTTGCTTTGCTAGCGATCCAACTTCGTTAGAAGTTGGAATCTATTGTTTGCTTCATTTAAGAAGCTTGTTTCATTAACGTTGCTTGTTCAGTTTTCAAGGTTCATTGTGTTGTCGTTGTGACAACTTTTATATCTTACCATTTATGTGATATGAATGTCAACAACTTTTTTCAAAAAGTTTTTAACCCATATTTCACTGTAAATTCAGTAACTCTTAAACTTTACCACTCTAAAGTCGAAAAGTAAAGAACTTTGTAATTTGTTGCGTCACGTTTTAGCGACAAGAAATAATATACCATCCCCATAACTATATTGCAATAGTTATTTCAAAAAATATTATACTTTTTATCAAAATCTATATAGCTTCACTTAATTCCCTTTCAATACATATAGAAAAGTACGCTTGATTGCTTCCTCATCTCCTTATATCCTTATATCCTTATATCCTTATATCCTTCTATAGTACTCTAACCGCCAACACACTCTTATTGTTCACCAGAACAAATAAGTACACTTTTCTTTCTATAATAAAGAAAAGAGCCCTGCGAATAACGCAGGGCCCTAAATAAACTTACTTCGTAGTATGGCGCATTGTCGGGAATAATAAAACATCACGAATTGATGGTGAGTTCGTTAGCAACATTACTAAACGGTCGATACCGATACCTAAACCACCAGTTGGCGGCATACCGTATTCTAGTGCTTCGATGAAATCATTATCCATTTCATGTGCTTCGTCATTTCCAGCTTCTTTCTCAGCCATTTGAGCTTCAAAACGCTCACGTTGATCGATTGGATCATTTAATTCTGTGAAGGCATTTGCATGCTCACGTCGAACGATAAATAGCTCAAAACGGTCTGTGAAGCGTGGGTCTTCAGGGTTTTTCTTCGCTAATGGGGAAATTTCCACTGGGTGACCTGTTACGAAAGTAGGTTGTACTAATGTTTCTTCTACTTTTTGCTCAAAGAATTCATTGATGATGTGACCTACTTCATGTGCATCTTTAATTTCCACACCGTGTTCAGCAGCATGTTTGCGTGCTTCTTCTACAGTCATCGGTGCCCAGAAGTCTACACCAGTTGCTTCTTTAACTGCATCTACCATATGCACGCGTTTCCAGCCAACACCTAATTCAATTGTATCTTCACCATATTGTACAGATGTTGTACCAAGAACGTCTTGAGCTACATGTGCAATAAGGTTTTCTGTTAAATCCATAATATCGTTATAGTCTGCATACGCTTCGTATAATTCAATCATTGTGAATTCCGGATTGTGACGAGTTGAAATACCTTCGTTACGGAATACACGGCCGATTTCATACACTTTTTCCAAGCCGCCAACAATTAAACGTTTTAAATGCAGCTCGATAGCGATACGCATATATAATTCCATATCCAATGCATTGTGGTGTGTAATGAACGGACGAGCCGCCGCACCACCTGCAATTGTATGCAACATTGGTGTTTCAACTTCCAAATAGCCATTGTTATCTAAATAGTTGCGGATTGCACGGATAATTTTTGAACGTTGGATGAATGTTGTTTTTGATTCATCGTTTGTCATTAAGTCTACATAACGTTGACGGTAACGTTGTTCTACGTCTGTCAGGCCGTGGAATTTATCAGGTAACGGACGTAACGCTTTTGTCAGGAAAGTGAACTCTGTCGCTTTAACAGATAACTCTCCAACTTGCGTACGGAATACGTTTCCTTTTACCCCTACGATATCCCCAAGATCTGCTTTGTTGAATAATTCATATGCTTCTTCACCGATTGCATCTTTACGTACATAAATTTGGATTTGGCCAGCTAAGTCCTGGATATGCGCAAAACCAGCTTTACCTTTACCGCGCTTCGTCATAATACGTCCAGCGATTACAACTTCACGTGGATTTTCTTCTAATTGCTCTTTATCAAATTGCTCATTTTCTGCAATAATTTCGTTCGATAAATGTGTGCGTTCAAAACGGCTGCCGAATGGGTCCATACCGTTTTCGCGAATATCTGTCAT of Solibacillus isronensis contains these proteins:
- the lysS gene encoding lysine--tRNA ligase — its product is MKYVSNIEELNDQLLVRRQKMTDIRENGMDPFGSRFERTHLSNEIIAENEQFDKEQLEENPREVVIAGRIMTKRGKGKAGFAHIQDLAGQIQIYVRKDAIGEEAYELFNKADLGDIVGVKGNVFRTQVGELSVKATEFTFLTKALRPLPDKFHGLTDVEQRYRQRYVDLMTNDESKTTFIQRSKIIRAIRNYLDNNGYLEVETPMLHTIAGGAAARPFITHHNALDMELYMRIAIELHLKRLIVGGLEKVYEIGRVFRNEGISTRHNPEFTMIELYEAYADYNDIMDLTENLIAHVAQDVLGTTSVQYGEDTIELGVGWKRVHMVDAVKEATGVDFWAPMTVEEARKHAAEHGVEIKDAHEVGHIINEFFEQKVEETLVQPTFVTGHPVEISPLAKKNPEDPRFTDRFELFIVRREHANAFTELNDPIDQRERFEAQMAEKEAGNDEAHEMDNDFIEALEYGMPPTGGLGIGIDRLVMLLTNSPSIRDVLLFPTMRHTTK